One stretch of Croceibacterium atlanticum DNA includes these proteins:
- a CDS encoding SDR family NAD(P)-dependent oxidoreductase: MAGIDGRFSGKAALITGGATGIGRAAAIAFAAEGARVMIGDIDERAEETVAIIRQSGGEAEFKPTDVTDGEAVRMLVGSCLATYKRMDCAFNNAGILPPQRPIHEVPDEELDAAIDVDFKGVWYAVQAEIRHFLTTGGGAIVNTASVGAVIADPNMAAYCAMKHAVAGLTKAAAVEYARHDIRVNAIAPGFVVTPMTQHWADSNEFTDAFFQHNISGRAAAPEEIAGTVLHLCSDAASFVNGALFVIDGGQTAH, from the coding sequence ATGGCAGGAATAGACGGGCGGTTTTCCGGCAAGGCGGCGCTGATCACGGGCGGCGCCACCGGCATCGGGCGCGCGGCGGCAATCGCCTTTGCCGCGGAAGGTGCCAGGGTGATGATCGGCGATATTGACGAGCGCGCGGAAGAAACCGTGGCGATTATCCGCCAGTCCGGCGGAGAGGCGGAATTCAAGCCGACTGACGTGACGGATGGCGAAGCGGTCCGCATGCTGGTCGGCAGCTGCCTGGCCACTTACAAACGCATGGACTGTGCGTTCAACAATGCCGGAATATTGCCGCCCCAGCGCCCGATCCATGAAGTTCCGGACGAAGAACTGGATGCCGCGATCGATGTCGATTTCAAGGGCGTATGGTATGCGGTTCAGGCGGAAATCCGGCACTTCCTGACCACAGGCGGCGGCGCGATCGTGAATACTGCATCGGTGGGCGCCGTGATCGCCGATCCCAACATGGCCGCTTATTGCGCGATGAAACACGCCGTCGCCGGGCTGACCAAGGCAGCGGCGGTGGAATATGCTAGGCACGATATCCGCGTGAATGCCATCGCCCCCGGCTTCGTGGTCACTCCGATGACGCAGCACTGGGCCGACAGCAATGAATTCACCGACGCATTCTTCCAGCACAACATATCCGGGCGTGCGGCCGCGCCCGAAGAGATTGCCGGAACCGTGCTGCACCTCTGTTCCGATGCGGCGAGTTTCGTGAATGGCGCCCTGTTCGTGATCGACGGGGGCCAGACTGCCCATTGA
- a CDS encoding MBL fold metallo-hydrolase gives MIRLCLAAALLLFTTPAAARPDAGSPPLDFEVLRTSPGSLNVNVALIMGERDAVLVDPPFTLADAHRAVAMVLDSGRNLTHVFVTHDHPDHFFAMEVIQDAFPDAKIVAHPTVVADIWRSLPFKVKRWSPMLGDNGPVHPSAPQALEGDSIMLEGHELKVLGPMQGDHIHATALWAPSIRALFAGDLVFNQMHLWLGEHDPQQVEGWAESLTKLAELGPEVVVAGHSAPGLPDTPEALQFSRRYLEMWPQFVAQAENSAEMRALVRAEFPDAVDALDDFILGNSSKVAIGEEPKWQE, from the coding sequence ATGATACGCCTTTGCCTGGCAGCCGCACTGCTGCTGTTCACCACACCCGCCGCAGCCCGGCCGGACGCTGGATCGCCCCCGCTCGATTTCGAGGTGCTGCGAACTTCCCCCGGGTCGCTCAACGTCAATGTCGCGCTGATCATGGGGGAACGGGATGCCGTGCTGGTGGATCCGCCCTTCACCCTGGCCGACGCCCACCGGGCAGTGGCCATGGTGCTCGACAGTGGCCGGAACCTGACCCATGTGTTCGTGACCCATGACCATCCCGATCACTTCTTCGCCATGGAAGTGATCCAGGATGCTTTTCCTGATGCGAAAATCGTCGCCCATCCCACCGTGGTGGCCGATATCTGGCGGTCCCTGCCCTTCAAGGTCAAACGCTGGAGCCCGATGCTCGGCGATAATGGCCCCGTCCATCCCAGCGCCCCGCAAGCGCTGGAAGGGGACAGCATCATGCTGGAAGGCCACGAATTGAAGGTGCTCGGCCCGATGCAGGGCGATCACATCCACGCCACGGCGCTGTGGGCGCCGTCGATCCGCGCGCTGTTTGCCGGAGACCTTGTTTTCAACCAGATGCATCTGTGGCTGGGCGAACACGATCCGCAGCAGGTGGAAGGCTGGGCGGAATCTCTGACGAAACTGGCCGAACTGGGTCCCGAAGTGGTCGTGGCCGGTCATTCCGCGCCCGGCCTGCCCGATACGCCCGAGGCATTGCAATTCAGCCGCCGCTATCTGGAAATGTGGCCGCAATTCGTGGCGCAGGCGGAAAATTCGGCGGAAATGCGCGCGCTGGTGCGGGCGGAATTCCCCGATGCGGTGGATGCGCTGGATGATTTCATCCTCGGCAATTCCTCGAAGGTGGCAATTGGTGAGGAACCGAAATGGCAGGAATAG
- a CDS encoding FAD-binding oxidoreductase translates to MSTEISRRGVLVGSTLLGASAAISPLAHARMMPQDMDRDIFAAAIRELRAIVGNDWVFADEASTVSYRKSFIPDLKGEHIPSGAVAPASVEEVQAILKVANKYKLPMWPVSTGHNMGYGMATPASSGQMILDLKRMDRILDFDAELGTILVEPGVTYQQIQDYIEANDLPYWLDVPTVGPIVSMVGNTLERGVGYTPYGDHFMMQCGMEVVLADGSVLKTGMGSIPNGNSWQAFKWGYGPYLDGIFTQSNFGVVTKMGMWLMPKPPVYKPFVVRSAEMSDVARITDTIRPFRMNNLIPNGVLIMGALYQLAMFQRRTDIFDGEGAIPDELIKAEAKRNGLGMWNTYFALYGTEETVAATEPILRSAFEAAGGEVLTDAEMNGNPWFEHHKTLMRGGMTLEEIGLVRWWGPQGGAIAFAPVAPAKGTETGGQTALAKEIMNRHGFDYAPAYAVGGRELHHIIFLMFDKGDDASSARANECMDEMIVRFGERGWAAYRSSVSTMDLVARQYGETNRDVNARLKQALDPNHIIAPGKQGIS, encoded by the coding sequence ATGAGCACCGAGATCTCCCGTCGCGGCGTGCTCGTCGGCTCCACTCTGCTCGGGGCCAGTGCAGCGATCAGTCCCCTCGCCCATGCGCGGATGATGCCGCAGGACATGGACCGGGACATATTCGCCGCCGCCATTCGCGAATTGCGCGCCATCGTGGGCAATGACTGGGTTTTCGCCGACGAGGCGAGCACGGTCAGCTACCGCAAGAGCTTCATCCCCGATCTCAAGGGGGAACATATTCCATCTGGCGCGGTCGCCCCCGCCTCGGTGGAGGAAGTGCAGGCGATCCTGAAAGTCGCCAACAAGTACAAGCTGCCGATGTGGCCGGTCTCCACCGGGCATAATATGGGCTATGGCATGGCCACGCCCGCCAGCAGCGGGCAGATGATCCTGGACCTGAAAAGGATGGACCGGATCCTGGACTTCGATGCCGAACTCGGCACGATACTGGTGGAACCGGGCGTCACCTACCAGCAGATCCAGGACTATATCGAAGCGAACGATCTGCCTTACTGGCTGGATGTGCCCACGGTCGGCCCGATCGTGTCCATGGTCGGCAACACGCTGGAACGCGGGGTCGGCTACACGCCCTATGGCGATCACTTCATGATGCAATGCGGCATGGAAGTGGTGCTGGCCGATGGATCGGTTCTGAAAACGGGCATGGGATCCATCCCCAACGGCAATAGCTGGCAAGCCTTCAAATGGGGCTATGGCCCCTATCTGGACGGCATTTTCACCCAGTCGAATTTTGGCGTCGTTACCAAGATGGGCATGTGGCTGATGCCCAAACCGCCAGTCTACAAACCCTTTGTCGTTCGATCGGCCGAAATGTCGGACGTGGCCCGGATCACCGACACGATCCGCCCGTTCCGCATGAACAACCTCATCCCCAATGGTGTGCTGATAATGGGCGCGCTGTACCAGCTGGCCATGTTCCAGCGGCGCACGGACATTTTCGACGGCGAAGGCGCCATTCCGGATGAACTGATCAAGGCCGAGGCGAAACGCAACGGCCTGGGCATGTGGAACACCTATTTCGCGCTTTATGGCACGGAAGAAACCGTGGCCGCGACCGAACCGATCCTGCGCAGCGCATTCGAAGCCGCAGGCGGTGAAGTGCTGACCGATGCCGAAATGAACGGCAATCCCTGGTTCGAACACCACAAGACCCTGATGCGCGGCGGGATGACGCTGGAAGAAATCGGCCTGGTCCGCTGGTGGGGGCCGCAGGGGGGCGCCATCGCCTTCGCGCCGGTTGCCCCGGCCAAGGGCACGGAAACTGGCGGCCAGACCGCGCTCGCCAAGGAGATCATGAACCGGCACGGTTTCGATTATGCCCCGGCCTATGCGGTTGGCGGGCGGGAACTGCACCACATCATCTTCCTGATGTTCGACAAGGGGGACGATGCATCTTCCGCCAGGGCCAACGAATGCATGGACGAAATGATCGTCCGCTTCGGGGAAAGAGGGTGGGCAGCCTATCGGTCCAGCGTTTCAACGATGGATCTCGTGGCCCGCCAGTATGGCGAAACCAATCGCGACGTTAATGCCCGGCTGAAACAGGCCCTGGATCCCAATCATATCATTGCACCGGGGAAACAGGGTATCAGCTAA
- a CDS encoding c-type cytochrome, with the protein MERPKYRLGAASAVCAAGILFFAQSGGSAAEPGSPASGERPPEFIYDRTCGYCHGHNVGPILKGRELPAESIEYFVRHGNGAMPAFKPTEITPSELAALARWISDAPADPQEKGR; encoded by the coding sequence ATGGAAAGGCCGAAATATCGGCTGGGCGCCGCATCCGCTGTCTGCGCCGCCGGCATTTTGTTTTTCGCGCAATCAGGCGGGTCCGCCGCCGAACCCGGTTCCCCTGCTTCAGGAGAGAGGCCCCCTGAATTCATCTATGACCGGACCTGCGGCTATTGCCACGGTCACAATGTCGGTCCGATCCTGAAGGGGCGCGAGCTTCCAGCGGAATCGATCGAATATTTCGTTCGGCACGGCAATGGCGCGATGCCGGCTTTCAAGCCGACAGAAATCACGCCGTCCGAACTTGCTGCACTGGCCCGATGGATCAGCGATGCGCCGGCCGATCCACAGGAGAAGGGCCGATGA
- a CDS encoding TetR/AcrR family transcriptional regulator, producing the protein MARSPVDLERRAEIGRERRAKTRAKIIAAAFELFGHENGLFSRVEDIADRAGVTRPTFYNHFKGMEELREALSDELTHDFLAAVTQTVSQMADPRQRAASAIRYYLRRAREDRPWAWSILNMSANGVIMGSETYRQAEQTVIEGMEAGMLPIPSSAIGRDIILGSTLAAIGTLLRDDPPSEYCETVAGYILLGLGVPFDDARRLASVPLPPLPGKP; encoded by the coding sequence ATGGCGCGTAGTCCGGTAGATCTTGAACGCAGGGCGGAAATCGGCCGGGAACGCCGGGCGAAGACCCGCGCGAAGATCATCGCCGCAGCCTTTGAACTGTTCGGGCATGAAAACGGACTGTTCAGCCGGGTAGAGGACATTGCCGATCGGGCGGGCGTAACGCGGCCGACCTTCTACAACCATTTCAAGGGAATGGAGGAATTGCGCGAGGCGTTGAGCGACGAGCTCACGCATGATTTCCTGGCCGCCGTGACGCAGACGGTTTCGCAAATGGCCGATCCACGCCAGCGCGCGGCCTCCGCCATACGCTACTACCTCCGGCGCGCCCGCGAGGATCGGCCATGGGCCTGGTCGATCCTGAATATGAGTGCGAATGGCGTGATCATGGGCAGCGAAACCTATCGCCAGGCGGAGCAGACCGTGATCGAAGGGATGGAGGCAGGCATGCTGCCGATCCCGTCCAGCGCGATCGGGCGCGACATCATCCTGGGATCCACCCTGGCCGCCATCGGCACCTTGCTGCGCGACGATCCGCCCAGCGAATATTGCGAGACCGTGGCGGGTTATATCCTGCTGGGCCTTGGCGTTCCGTTCGACGATGCCCGGCGGCTCGCCTCGGTCCCCCTGCCGCCCTTGCCCGGCAAGCCCTGA
- a CDS encoding RNA polymerase sigma factor: protein MSDHPSNSGLEGAFFANREKLLRFLVARGAGDSAEDLLQEMWLKVKAAPSGPVASPLSYLFRMANLLMIDRYRAARQSDIRDREWTETQVGTMPGISDAPLPDRAIMARQQMGMIAQRLDELGPRAAAIFRRHRVDGVPQRKVAEEFGVSLSTVEGDLRTAYAALAELKERFDEA, encoded by the coding sequence TTGTCAGACCATCCTTCCAATAGTGGCCTTGAAGGTGCCTTTTTCGCCAATCGCGAAAAACTGCTGCGGTTTCTCGTCGCGCGCGGGGCGGGGGATTCGGCGGAAGATCTGCTGCAGGAAATGTGGCTGAAGGTGAAGGCGGCGCCGTCCGGCCCGGTGGCTTCACCCTTGTCCTATCTGTTCCGCATGGCCAACCTGCTGATGATTGATCGCTATCGCGCCGCGCGCCAGTCCGACATTCGCGATCGGGAATGGACGGAAACCCAGGTCGGCACGATGCCCGGCATTTCCGACGCGCCATTGCCTGACCGTGCGATCATGGCGCGCCAGCAGATGGGAATGATCGCGCAGAGGTTGGACGAACTCGGCCCGCGCGCCGCGGCCATATTCCGCCGCCACAGGGTTGATGGTGTGCCTCAACGCAAGGTGGCCGAGGAATTTGGCGTCAGCCTCAGCACGGTGGAGGGCGATTTGCGCACCGCCTATGCTGCCCTGGCCGAATTGAAGGAGCGCTTCGATGAGGCGTAA
- a CDS encoding FecR family protein — protein sequence MGPVDPIRDQAAHWAVLTSDPAFDDWEKFTAWLESHPDHAATYDRVMAAVAEAAEADIPAPAPAANDGDAGEMPQSPARRRWLGGALAASVAVLAVIGVWQSRDGSQTFETAPGETRVIALADGGEIVLSGGTRLLFDPEDPREAALEAGQALFTITHDPANPFRLEVGGDRLVDIGTVFDVAARPDSLTVAVSEGAVLFNPDGQNVELQPGDMLTSAVGSAEYTLSRVPLEQVGEWRTGRLTFQNATIAELAGDLTRATGIPFAAAEGAANAPRVSGSLLLGPVRDDPRTIAPLLGVTVRRQGDSWIIAVQ from the coding sequence ATGGGACCAGTTGATCCGATCCGGGACCAGGCGGCTCATTGGGCCGTGTTGACGAGCGATCCGGCATTCGATGATTGGGAAAAGTTTACGGCGTGGCTGGAAAGCCATCCCGATCACGCCGCGACCTATGACCGCGTGATGGCAGCCGTGGCCGAAGCGGCGGAAGCCGATATTCCGGCGCCCGCACCGGCCGCGAATGACGGTGATGCGGGCGAAATGCCACAATCCCCGGCGCGTCGGCGCTGGCTGGGCGGGGCCCTGGCCGCATCGGTGGCGGTGCTGGCCGTGATTGGCGTCTGGCAATCGCGCGACGGCAGCCAGACCTTTGAGACAGCGCCGGGGGAAACGCGGGTTATCGCGCTGGCCGATGGGGGCGAAATTGTTCTTTCCGGGGGAACGCGCCTCCTGTTCGATCCCGAAGATCCGCGCGAAGCCGCGCTGGAGGCGGGGCAGGCCCTGTTCACGATTACTCACGATCCGGCCAATCCCTTCCGGCTGGAAGTGGGCGGTGATCGGCTGGTCGATATCGGCACGGTGTTCGATGTTGCGGCGCGCCCGGATTCGCTGACCGTTGCCGTTTCCGAAGGGGCGGTTCTGTTCAATCCTGATGGGCAGAATGTCGAATTGCAGCCCGGCGACATGCTGACCAGCGCCGTGGGATCTGCCGAATATACGCTTTCCCGCGTCCCGTTGGAGCAGGTGGGCGAATGGCGGACCGGCCGGCTGACCTTCCAGAATGCCACCATCGCCGAACTGGCGGGGGATCTGACCCGCGCCACCGGAATTCCCTTCGCCGCTGCTGAAGGTGCCGCCAATGCTCCCCGTGTTTCGGGCAGCTTGTTGCTTGGGCCGGTGCGGGATGACCCCCGCACTATTGCGCCGCTTCTGGGTGTAACCGTGCGGCGCCAGGGCGATAGCTGGATCATCGCCGTGCAGTGA